The following are encoded in a window of Actinomyces oris genomic DNA:
- a CDS encoding ATP-dependent Clp protease ATP-binding subunit codes for MFERFTDRARRVVVLAQDEARALNHNYIGTEHLLLGLIHEGEGVAAKALESMDISLDAVRSQVIEIIGEGQSAPTGHIPFTPRGKKVFELSMREALQLGHNYIGTEHLLLGLLREGEGVAAQVLTNLGGDLSSVRQTVMQMLSGYEGKETVNAGGPSKEGTPSGSAILDQFGRNLTAAAREGKLDPVIGRKKEMERVMQVLSRRTKNNPVLIGEPGVGKTAVVEGLSQAIVHGDVPETLRDKQLYSLDMGSLVAGSRYRGDFEERLKKVLKEVRTRGDIVLFIDEIHTLVGAGAAEGAVDAASILKPMLARGELQTIGATTLDEYRKIEKDAALERRFQPVTVEQPSIEETIGILTGLRDRYEAFHRIVITDEAIEAAAKLADRYINDRFLPDKAIDLVDEAGARLRIRRMTAPPELREIDEQIAQVKREKESAIDDQDFERAASLRDDERRLADERAAKEKAWKSGDLDQVAEVDEALIAEVLAMSTGIPVVKLTEAESAKLLNMEAELHKRIIGQNKAIEALSKSIRRTRAGLKDPKRPGGSFIFAGPTGVGKTELAKALAEFLFDDEDALIQLDMSEFAEKHTVSRLFGAPPGYVGYDEGGQLTEKVRRRPFSVVLFDEVEKAHPDIFNSLLQILEDGHLSDAQGRVVDFKNTVIIMTTNLGSKDIGKSVATGFQSTESGAMDYEEMKSHVNRELKQQFRPEFLNRVDDLIVFPQLTKEEVRQIVDLMIVRLDKRLAEQQMTIELTEAAKDLLAERGFDPVLGARPLRRAIQRDIEDALSEKILFGELERGQKVIVDAEGESILGEFIFRGEPWEQGEAEVAALREAEDAAAGGGGGASSPLRISTPPISRGGGASPAAEPGR; via the coding sequence ATGTTTGAACGCTTTACCGACCGCGCCCGACGCGTCGTCGTGCTCGCGCAGGACGAGGCGCGGGCCCTGAACCACAACTACATCGGCACCGAGCACCTCCTTCTCGGCCTCATCCACGAGGGCGAGGGAGTGGCCGCCAAGGCCCTGGAGTCCATGGACATCTCCCTGGACGCCGTGCGCAGCCAGGTCATTGAGATCATCGGCGAGGGGCAGTCCGCCCCCACCGGCCACATCCCCTTCACGCCGCGCGGCAAGAAGGTCTTCGAGCTCTCCATGCGCGAGGCCCTCCAGCTCGGCCACAACTACATCGGCACCGAGCACCTGCTCCTCGGCCTCCTGCGCGAGGGCGAGGGAGTGGCCGCCCAGGTCCTGACCAACCTCGGCGGGGATCTGTCCAGCGTGCGCCAGACCGTCATGCAGATGCTCTCGGGCTACGAGGGCAAGGAGACCGTCAACGCCGGCGGCCCCTCCAAGGAGGGCACGCCCTCGGGCAGCGCCATCCTGGACCAGTTCGGCCGCAACCTCACCGCCGCCGCCCGCGAGGGCAAGCTGGACCCGGTCATCGGCCGCAAGAAGGAGATGGAGAGGGTCATGCAGGTCCTCTCTCGGCGCACCAAGAACAACCCAGTCCTCATCGGGGAGCCCGGCGTGGGCAAGACCGCCGTCGTCGAGGGCCTGAGCCAGGCCATCGTCCACGGCGACGTCCCCGAGACCCTGCGCGACAAGCAGCTCTACTCCCTGGACATGGGCTCGCTCGTGGCCGGCTCGCGCTACCGCGGCGACTTCGAGGAGCGCCTCAAGAAGGTCCTCAAGGAGGTGCGCACCCGTGGCGACATCGTCCTGTTCATTGACGAGATCCACACCCTCGTCGGTGCCGGCGCCGCCGAGGGCGCCGTCGACGCCGCCTCCATCCTCAAGCCCATGCTGGCCCGCGGCGAGCTCCAGACCATCGGGGCCACCACCCTGGACGAGTACCGCAAGATCGAGAAGGACGCCGCCCTGGAGCGCCGCTTCCAGCCGGTGACCGTCGAGCAGCCCAGCATCGAGGAGACCATCGGGATCCTCACCGGCCTGCGCGACCGCTACGAGGCCTTCCACCGCATCGTCATCACCGACGAGGCCATTGAGGCCGCCGCCAAGCTCGCCGACCGCTACATCAACGACCGCTTCCTGCCGGACAAGGCCATCGACCTGGTCGATGAGGCCGGCGCCCGCCTGCGCATCCGCCGCATGACGGCTCCGCCCGAGCTGCGCGAGATCGACGAGCAGATCGCCCAGGTCAAGCGGGAGAAGGAGTCCGCCATCGACGACCAGGACTTCGAGCGCGCCGCCTCCCTGCGCGACGACGAGCGCCGCCTGGCCGACGAGCGCGCCGCCAAGGAGAAGGCATGGAAGTCCGGCGACCTCGACCAGGTCGCCGAGGTCGACGAGGCGCTCATCGCCGAGGTCCTGGCCATGTCCACCGGCATCCCGGTGGTCAAGCTGACCGAGGCCGAGTCCGCCAAGCTCCTCAACATGGAGGCCGAGCTCCACAAGCGCATCATCGGCCAGAACAAGGCCATCGAGGCCCTGTCGAAGTCGATCCGCCGCACCCGGGCCGGCCTGAAGGACCCCAAGCGCCCCGGCGGCTCCTTCATCTTCGCCGGCCCCACCGGCGTCGGAAAGACCGAGCTGGCCAAGGCCTTGGCGGAGTTCCTGTTCGACGACGAGGACGCCCTCATCCAGCTCGACATGTCCGAGTTCGCCGAGAAGCACACGGTCTCGCGGCTCTTCGGCGCCCCTCCCGGCTACGTCGGCTACGACGAGGGCGGCCAGCTCACCGAGAAGGTGCGTCGCCGGCCCTTCTCCGTGGTCCTGTTCGACGAGGTCGAGAAGGCCCACCCGGACATCTTCAACTCCCTGCTGCAGATCCTGGAGGACGGGCACCTCTCCGACGCCCAGGGCCGCGTGGTCGACTTCAAGAACACCGTCATCATCATGACCACCAACCTCGGCTCCAAGGACATCGGCAAGTCGGTGGCCACCGGCTTCCAGTCCACCGAGTCCGGCGCCATGGACTACGAGGAAATGAAGTCCCACGTCAACCGCGAGCTCAAGCAGCAGTTCCGGCCCGAGTTCCTCAACCGCGTCGACGACCTCATCGTCTTCCCGCAGCTGACCAAGGAGGAGGTGCGCCAGATCGTCGACCTCATGATCGTGCGCCTCGACAAGCGCCTGGCCGAGCAGCAGATGACCATCGAGCTGACCGAGGCCGCCAAGGACCTCCTGGCCGAGCGCGGCTTCGACCCGGTGCTCGGCGCCCGTCCGCTGCGCCGCGCCATCCAGCGCGACATCGAGGACGCCCTGAGCGAGAAGATCCTCTTCGGCGAGCTCGAGCGGGGCCAGAAGGTCATCGTCGACGCCGAGGGCGAGTCCATCCTGGGTGAGTTCATCTTCCGCGGCGAGCCCTGGGAGCAGGGCGAGGCCGAGGTCGCCGCACTGCGTGAGGCCGAGGACGCCGCGGCCGGCGGCGGGGGTGGGGCCTCCAGCCCGCTGCGCATCTCCACTCCGCCCATCAGTCGTGGCGGCGGCGCCTCGCCGGCTGCCGAGCCCGGGCGCTGA
- the pelF gene encoding GT4 family glycosyltransferase PelF, with product MSSSSSFRARLESLPLRYSAPAGGYAPMPSPDDAPGIGDRGEETGPRIKVGPDGYGVVVTTGGAPSGPSAASPSVGSATPSAATPPTASSGMPAATESASTPAVPAAPIYGVVQTPAPAGYGVVQPRPKSPEPTSPQSPDALDAPIFGAVSSAAPAASGASAPSPVEPATPRSAASPTPDDADTPGTSGTPDASASEAAAAGAPSEPSDSSEPSVPPVLGEPSAPAEPAPREPVGPAPQQPQQTPAPTAIAWESVASAASHAAAIPLSQQAAQEEAEDEEAPAGAAELLPPPEEPEPEPDEQVLPDGVPEDGVYVDVDVAIVMESTYPYLKGGVSAVVHDIITGNPDLTFGIIHITWDSHSPLKDLYGMPDNVAWVKVLYLSMEEHQEDFLRARPRDLRMNRRQRRELSRRILGAMLSLAQDGQTEPLWDLISEGLSASRRYPVWAILGTREFMEAYHDMMPDLGMSMTDIFWCLRDFFSLAYAVLAEPVPRAQVYHAHTTGYAMLLGVNAAREHGTKVLLTEHNLYVRDTVNTLLERRLDLNVRLTDYRTFDVTGRERMWMAWWLEMGRLCYPYAYASTYLYPRAITEANELGGDAGRAIVIPNGIVTSEFDASYAARLAAIEEIKKEGADKHLWKLVYIARVVPIKGLLDMIDSVRLMVDRGLNIHLDVCGPTEHMPSYFEQCLTRIVEQGLESVITIRGTVKVRELLPEFDLFVLPSYNEGLPVVSLETMGAGIPTVSTDVGAVRSVVEDMIVTDDGQTWDPCGIIIEPGDPTVMADKVQEVISDVDLYERLSLNARGRVEAAYDLVKVNASYNTIYRQGGAGEQAGARADQGGA from the coding sequence GTGAGCTCGTCATCCTCCTTCCGTGCCCGCCTGGAGAGCCTTCCGCTGCGATACTCGGCTCCCGCTGGCGGCTACGCCCCGATGCCCAGCCCCGACGACGCCCCCGGCATCGGCGACCGGGGCGAGGAGACCGGCCCCAGGATCAAGGTCGGCCCCGACGGCTACGGCGTCGTCGTCACCACCGGCGGTGCCCCGAGTGGGCCCTCGGCCGCCAGTCCCTCCGTCGGCTCGGCCACCCCCTCCGCTGCCACGCCACCCACGGCTTCGTCCGGCATGCCGGCCGCCACTGAGTCGGCCTCCACTCCGGCGGTTCCGGCCGCACCGATCTACGGCGTCGTCCAGACCCCGGCGCCGGCCGGCTATGGCGTGGTCCAGCCCCGCCCCAAGAGCCCGGAGCCGACCTCCCCGCAGAGCCCCGACGCCCTGGACGCCCCGATCTTCGGTGCGGTGAGCTCGGCCGCGCCGGCTGCGTCGGGCGCCTCGGCCCCCTCGCCGGTGGAGCCGGCCACCCCCCGCTCCGCCGCCTCGCCGACCCCCGATGACGCCGATACCCCGGGCACCTCTGGTACCCCTGACGCCTCGGCCTCCGAGGCCGCCGCGGCCGGAGCGCCCTCTGAGCCCTCTGACTCCTCTGAGCCTTCCGTGCCCCCGGTGCTCGGCGAGCCCTCGGCCCCCGCCGAGCCGGCCCCGCGGGAGCCGGTCGGGCCCGCGCCCCAGCAGCCCCAGCAGACTCCCGCCCCCACCGCCATCGCCTGGGAGTCCGTGGCCTCGGCCGCCTCCCACGCCGCCGCGATCCCCCTGTCCCAGCAGGCCGCCCAGGAGGAGGCCGAGGACGAGGAGGCCCCCGCCGGCGCGGCCGAGCTGCTCCCGCCCCCCGAGGAGCCGGAGCCCGAGCCCGATGAGCAGGTCCTGCCCGACGGCGTCCCCGAGGACGGCGTCTACGTGGACGTCGATGTCGCCATCGTCATGGAGTCCACCTACCCCTACCTCAAGGGCGGGGTCTCCGCGGTGGTCCACGACATCATCACCGGCAACCCGGACCTCACCTTCGGGATCATCCACATCACCTGGGACTCCCACTCGCCGCTCAAGGACCTCTACGGCATGCCGGACAACGTCGCCTGGGTGAAGGTCCTCTACCTGTCCATGGAGGAGCACCAGGAGGACTTCCTGCGCGCCCGCCCGCGCGACCTGCGCATGAACCGCCGCCAGCGCCGCGAGCTGTCCCGGCGCATCCTGGGCGCGATGCTCTCCCTGGCTCAGGACGGCCAGACCGAGCCGCTGTGGGACCTCATCAGCGAGGGCCTGAGCGCCTCGCGCCGCTACCCGGTCTGGGCGATCCTGGGCACGCGCGAGTTCATGGAGGCCTACCACGACATGATGCCGGACCTGGGGATGTCGATGACCGACATCTTCTGGTGCCTGCGTGACTTCTTCTCCCTGGCCTACGCGGTCCTGGCCGAGCCGGTCCCGCGCGCCCAGGTCTACCACGCCCACACCACCGGCTACGCCATGCTGCTGGGCGTCAACGCCGCCCGCGAGCACGGCACCAAGGTGCTGCTGACCGAGCACAACCTCTACGTGCGCGATACCGTCAACACCCTCCTGGAACGCCGGCTGGACCTCAACGTCAGGCTCACCGACTACCGCACCTTCGACGTCACCGGCCGCGAGCGCATGTGGATGGCCTGGTGGCTGGAGATGGGGCGCCTGTGCTACCCCTACGCCTACGCCTCCACCTACCTCTACCCTCGGGCCATCACCGAGGCCAATGAGCTCGGCGGCGACGCCGGGCGCGCCATCGTCATCCCCAACGGCATCGTCACCTCGGAGTTCGACGCCTCCTACGCCGCGCGCCTGGCCGCCATCGAGGAGATCAAGAAGGAGGGCGCGGACAAGCACCTGTGGAAGCTGGTGTACATCGCCCGCGTCGTGCCCATCAAGGGGCTGCTGGACATGATCGACTCGGTGCGCCTCATGGTGGACCGGGGCCTGAACATCCACCTCGACGTGTGCGGGCCCACCGAGCACATGCCCTCCTACTTCGAGCAGTGCCTGACCCGCATCGTCGAGCAGGGCCTGGAGAGCGTCATCACCATCCGCGGCACCGTCAAGGTCCGTGAGCTCCTGCCCGAGTTCGACCTGTTCGTCCTGCCCAGCTACAACGAGGGCCTGCCGGTCGTCTCCCTGGAGACCATGGGGGCCGGCATCCCCACGGTGAGCACCGACGTCGGCGCCGTGCGCTCGGTCGTCGAGGACATGATCGTCACCGACGACGGACAGACCTGGGACCCCTGCGGCATCATCATCGAGCCCGGCGACCCCACCGTCATGGCGGACAAGGTCCAGGAGGTCATCAGCGACGTCGATCTCTACGAGCGTCTGAGCCTCAACGCCCGTGGCCGCGTGGAGGCGGCCTACGACCTGGTCAAGGTCAACGCCTCCTACAACACGATCTACCGTCAGGGCGGCGCCGGTGAGCAGGCCGGCGCCCGCGCCGACCAAGGAGGAGCATGA
- a CDS encoding putative glycoside hydrolase encodes MRSSTGGVGAWIRYGNPLEPGELDFAIAHYRAAILQPWETEAAARLKEARPDMTVLAYRCLSSTRDFEPDSMRASGLSYREARRRGWLARRDNGDLVEWNTYPGHFQARVWDPDYRARWVEEVCQATAETAFDGVMADNDVFDDYYGLDLPLDGIADTAALRAELNIFVDQAGAGLNGVGKILIPNVAEARREPGRWERHSAWGGGFDECWLGWGDHHLFDEATALAQIHELRGPGLSIVRTPDGGGGGSMSGARTSPGLYGLAAFWVFGGGEGAYTATGHDDYSRTPWFPALDADLGRPLGRPRRTSGAWVREFEGGVAAVALGEEGGGTVRLPAGLRSPGPTGDPDGEALALEVRLSAHRGMIALRA; translated from the coding sequence ATGAGGAGCAGCACCGGCGGCGTCGGAGCCTGGATCCGTTACGGCAACCCGCTCGAGCCCGGGGAGCTGGACTTCGCCATCGCGCACTACCGGGCGGCGATCCTCCAGCCCTGGGAGACCGAGGCGGCCGCCCGCCTCAAGGAGGCGCGACCGGACATGACGGTCCTGGCCTACCGGTGCCTGTCCTCCACGCGAGACTTCGAGCCGGACTCCATGCGCGCCTCCGGGCTGTCCTACCGCGAGGCCCGACGCCGCGGCTGGCTCGCCAGGCGTGACAACGGCGACCTGGTCGAGTGGAACACCTACCCCGGCCACTTCCAGGCCCGCGTGTGGGACCCCGACTACCGCGCCCGCTGGGTGGAGGAGGTCTGCCAGGCCACCGCTGAGACGGCCTTCGACGGCGTCATGGCGGACAACGACGTCTTCGACGACTACTACGGCCTGGACCTCCCCCTGGACGGAATCGCCGACACCGCCGCCCTGCGCGCCGAGCTGAACATCTTCGTGGACCAGGCCGGTGCCGGCCTCAACGGCGTCGGCAAGATCCTCATCCCCAACGTGGCCGAGGCCCGCCGGGAACCCGGCCGCTGGGAGCGCCACTCGGCCTGGGGTGGTGGCTTCGACGAGTGCTGGCTGGGCTGGGGGGACCATCACCTCTTCGATGAGGCCACGGCCCTGGCCCAGATTCACGAGCTGCGAGGGCCGGGCCTGTCCATCGTGCGCACGCCCGACGGCGGGGGCGGCGGCTCCATGTCCGGTGCCCGCACGTCCCCCGGCCTCTACGGGCTGGCGGCCTTCTGGGTCTTCGGGGGAGGGGAGGGCGCCTACACGGCCACCGGTCACGACGACTACTCGCGCACTCCCTGGTTCCCCGCCCTCGACGCCGACCTGGGGCGCCCGCTGGGACGGCCCCGGAGGACCTCGGGCGCCTGGGTGCGCGAGTTCGAGGGCGGAGTGGCCGCCGTCGCGCTCGGCGAGGAGGGAGGCGGCACCGTGCGTCTCCCGGCGGGCCTCAGGTCACCGGGGCCCACCGGGGACCCGGACGGTGAGGCGCTGGCTCTGGAGGTGCGCCTCAGCGCGCATCGTGGGATGATTGCCCTGCGTGCCTGA